A window of Natrinema versiforme contains these coding sequences:
- a CDS encoding sulfurtransferase TusA family protein, whose protein sequence is MPSIDDVTDAPDELSDDRAEELLEEADLVQDMMGEVCPYPQVEAKKGLQQIESGDLLVQETDHVPCTENVPRAVGDDADAQVWRSGDAVYRIYLRKR, encoded by the coding sequence ATGCCATCCATCGACGACGTTACCGACGCACCGGACGAACTGAGCGACGACCGAGCCGAGGAACTCCTCGAGGAGGCGGACCTCGTCCAGGACATGATGGGCGAGGTCTGTCCGTACCCGCAGGTCGAGGCCAAGAAGGGGCTCCAGCAGATCGAGTCGGGCGATCTGCTCGTCCAGGAGACCGACCACGTCCCCTGTACCGAAAATGTGCCGCGAGCCGTCGGCGACGATGCCGACGCGCAGGTCTGGCGCAGCGGCGACGCGGTCTACCGCATCTACCTCCGGAAACGATAA
- a CDS encoding low specificity L-threonine aldolase translates to MIDLRSDTVTKPDEVMREAAATAAVGDDVYGEDPTVNDLEARVADRLDTEAALYFPTGTMANQTAARVHTERGQEVLADRQSHVVKYELGGLAQHAGLQVRMLDADRGVPSPEQVAAATVAEDLHRPGTGLLCLENTHNARGGLAIDPEKIAAAATAARERDVAVHLDGARLFNAATALEVPVTDLTEPVDSVMVSLSKGLGAPVGSMLAGSEEFIERARRTRKLLGGGMRQAGILAGPALEALENVDDLETDHENARLLADGIDGVDGFDAQEPETNIVLADVSETGLEPATVVERLRERDVLATQLGPTTVRFCTHRDIAREDIDAALERLEDAFD, encoded by the coding sequence GTGATCGACCTTCGCTCAGACACCGTGACGAAACCGGACGAGGTGATGCGCGAGGCCGCCGCGACCGCCGCGGTCGGCGACGACGTCTACGGCGAGGATCCGACGGTCAACGACCTCGAGGCCCGGGTCGCCGACCGGTTGGATACCGAGGCCGCGTTGTATTTCCCGACGGGAACGATGGCGAACCAGACCGCCGCGCGGGTGCATACCGAGCGCGGACAGGAGGTGCTCGCCGACCGCCAGAGCCACGTCGTGAAGTACGAACTCGGCGGGCTGGCACAGCACGCGGGACTGCAGGTGCGGATGCTCGACGCCGACCGCGGGGTTCCTTCGCCCGAGCAGGTCGCAGCGGCGACCGTCGCGGAAGACCTGCACCGGCCCGGGACCGGTTTGCTCTGTCTCGAGAACACGCACAACGCCCGCGGCGGGCTCGCGATCGACCCCGAGAAGATCGCCGCGGCGGCGACGGCGGCACGCGAGCGCGACGTTGCGGTCCACCTCGACGGCGCGCGGCTGTTCAACGCCGCGACAGCGCTCGAGGTGCCGGTCACGGACCTCACGGAGCCGGTCGACTCGGTCATGGTCTCGCTCTCGAAGGGATTGGGTGCGCCCGTCGGCTCGATGCTCGCGGGCAGCGAGGAGTTCATCGAGCGCGCCCGCCGCACGCGCAAGCTGCTGGGCGGCGGGATGCGCCAAGCCGGGATTCTCGCGGGCCCCGCGCTCGAGGCCCTCGAGAACGTCGACGACCTCGAGACGGATCACGAAAACGCGCGCCTGTTGGCGGACGGTATCGACGGCGTCGACGGGTTCGACGCGCAGGAACCGGAGACGAACATCGTCCTCGCGGACGTGTCCGAAACGGGACTCGAGCCGGCGACCGTCGTCGAGCGACTCCGCGAGCGGGACGTGCTGGCGACCCAGCTCGGTCCGACGACGGTCCGGTTCTGTACGCACCGAGACATCGCTCGCGAGGATATCGATGCGGCGCTCGAGCGACTCGAGGACGCGTTCGACTGA
- a CDS encoding rhodanese-like domain-containing protein: MVEEFTPETVRERIERDDEFDLIDIRGDEDYAEGHLPGAEHVTVDELEETVVDRDWADDVVVYCYIGQTSVQAARLIEEYGDAERVASMAGGYDAWEQQKASAND; encoded by the coding sequence ATGGTCGAGGAATTTACCCCCGAGACGGTCCGCGAACGAATCGAGCGCGACGACGAGTTCGACCTCATCGACATCCGCGGCGATGAGGACTACGCCGAGGGCCACCTCCCCGGGGCCGAACACGTCACCGTCGACGAACTCGAGGAGACCGTCGTCGACCGGGACTGGGCCGACGACGTGGTCGTTTACTGTTACATCGGTCAGACCTCGGTCCAAGCCGCACGGCTCATCGAGGAGTACGGCGACGCCGAGCGGGTCGCGAGCATGGCCGGCGGCTACGACGCGTGGGAGCAGCAGAAAGCGTCGGCCAACGACTGA
- a CDS encoding cation diffusion facilitator family transporter → MASSTSVVLAALFANGAIAILKFGGFALTGSPAMLSETYHSISDTGNQIFLLIGIKYGAQEATREHPFGHGKAQFFYSLLVSVMLFGIAGWESARHGYSALREGGVHRASEDITLLGAQFDPILVNYAVLLGAIAFESYALWKAYQGISRQMDEHGWTSLREAFSKTSDVTTLTALTEDTIALAGAGIALFGVYLSRTTGNPMYDAGSALLIGIMLMGFAIALAWENKRLILGESLSKSAEDELRRIVADADGVAELVDFRTVYFGAEELLVTADVAFDPGLDTASIDDRITEIERALQAHDDQVQKVYIEPET, encoded by the coding sequence ATGGCCAGTAGTACCTCCGTCGTCCTCGCCGCGCTGTTCGCGAACGGCGCGATCGCGATTCTGAAGTTCGGTGGCTTCGCGCTGACTGGGAGCCCCGCCATGCTGTCGGAGACGTATCACTCCATCTCGGACACGGGAAACCAGATCTTCCTGCTGATCGGGATCAAATACGGCGCACAGGAGGCAACTCGCGAACATCCGTTCGGCCACGGGAAGGCGCAGTTCTTCTACAGCCTCCTCGTGAGCGTCATGCTCTTCGGCATCGCCGGCTGGGAGAGCGCTCGCCACGGCTACAGTGCGCTGCGAGAGGGCGGCGTCCACCGGGCCAGCGAGGACATCACGCTGCTTGGCGCACAGTTCGACCCGATCCTCGTCAACTACGCCGTGTTGCTCGGCGCGATCGCCTTCGAGTCCTACGCGCTCTGGAAGGCCTATCAGGGTATCAGCCGCCAGATGGACGAGCACGGCTGGACGAGCCTCCGCGAGGCGTTCAGCAAGACCAGCGACGTGACGACGCTGACCGCGCTCACCGAAGACACCATCGCGCTCGCCGGCGCGGGGATCGCCCTCTTCGGCGTCTACCTCTCCCGGACCACCGGAAACCCGATGTACGACGCCGGTTCCGCCCTGCTGATCGGGATCATGCTCATGGGATTCGCGATCGCGCTCGCGTGGGAGAACAAGCGACTCATCCTCGGCGAGAGCCTCTCGAAATCCGCCGAGGACGAACTGCGACGGATCGTCGCCGACGCTGACGGCGTGGCCGAGCTCGTCGATTTCCGGACCGTCTACTTCGGGGCCGAGGAACTGCTCGTCACCGCCGACGTGGCGTTCGACCCCGGACTCGACACGGCGTCGATCGACGACCGAATCACCGAGATCGAACGCGCGTTACAAGCCCACGACGATCAGGTACAGAAGGTCTACATCGAACCCGAGACCTGA
- a CDS encoding ATP-dependent DNA helicase, with protein MRFFPYDQPYENQREAMDRIHNSLHRGQNVLFEGACGTGKTLSSLVPALEIAREQDKTVVITTNVHQQMRQFVAEARAITREESIRAVVFKGKSSMCHIDVGYEECQALRDNTRAVVDAERDRDQLERRQRELLAESQDGDGSAADARSAVMDELEDIEERLEDLEDQNVCDYYRNNLTQDTDDFFGWLFEDVRTPDDIYDYAEQQQFCGYELLKEGIEGVDLVVCNYHHLLDSTIREQFFRWLGRDPDDVIAVFDEAHNVEDAAREHATRTCSERTFDSALDELADTDDPRSEDAANVLSAFHRALVETYEDSFGFGDRESITENWSDVPIANEDRKDDLTLEFLQRYSGSGIDDDLEAAMKLGQELDEQYEEAYREGETATRTECQTLQAAGFVSAWMAEGSAEGLYPVVSVTRDAGTDEIYGRAELYSCLPRQVTGQLFDEIYATVLMSATIQPFEVTGNVLGLEDVVTMAYGLQFPEENRRTFAVETPPLFSSDRDDPAVQEDVTETIHDAVRMTPGNTLAFFPNYGEASRYADRLERRSDRTVYLDEPGESVEDLRKQFVADDGAVLCTSLWGTLAEGVSFDGDDAHTVLVVGVPYPHLDDRAEAVQEAYDTAFDGTDTGWRYAVEIPTVRKTRQALGRVIRSPEEVGVRALLDRRYSRSAKSDLGRYSVNGTFPHEEREELIDIAPDKLKFAMRNFYGGHDEYDGEPPAP; from the coding sequence ATGCGCTTTTTCCCGTACGACCAGCCGTACGAGAACCAGCGCGAGGCGATGGACCGCATCCACAACTCCCTCCATCGGGGGCAGAACGTCCTCTTCGAGGGGGCCTGCGGGACCGGCAAGACCCTCTCGTCGCTGGTCCCCGCGCTCGAGATCGCTCGCGAGCAGGACAAGACGGTCGTCATCACGACCAACGTCCACCAGCAGATGCGCCAGTTCGTCGCCGAAGCCCGCGCGATCACCCGCGAGGAGTCCATCCGCGCGGTCGTCTTCAAGGGGAAGTCCTCGATGTGTCACATCGACGTCGGCTACGAGGAGTGTCAGGCGCTCCGCGATAATACGCGCGCCGTCGTCGACGCCGAACGCGACCGCGACCAACTCGAGCGCCGCCAGCGCGAACTCCTCGCCGAGAGCCAGGACGGCGACGGCTCGGCGGCCGACGCCCGCTCGGCGGTGATGGACGAACTCGAGGACATCGAGGAGCGCCTCGAGGACCTCGAAGACCAGAACGTCTGTGACTACTACCGGAACAATCTCACGCAGGATACGGACGACTTCTTCGGCTGGCTTTTCGAGGACGTCCGCACGCCCGACGATATTTACGACTACGCCGAGCAGCAGCAGTTCTGTGGCTACGAACTCCTGAAAGAGGGGATCGAGGGCGTCGATCTGGTCGTCTGTAACTACCATCACCTGCTCGATTCGACCATTCGGGAGCAGTTCTTCCGTTGGCTCGGCCGCGATCCCGACGACGTGATCGCCGTCTTCGACGAGGCCCACAACGTCGAAGACGCCGCCCGCGAGCACGCGACCCGGACCTGCTCCGAGCGGACCTTCGACTCCGCGCTCGACGAGTTGGCCGATACCGACGACCCGCGCTCGGAGGACGCCGCGAACGTCCTCTCGGCGTTTCACCGCGCGCTCGTCGAGACCTACGAGGACTCCTTTGGCTTCGGCGACCGCGAGTCGATCACCGAGAACTGGTCCGACGTGCCGATCGCCAACGAGGACCGCAAGGACGACCTCACGCTCGAGTTCCTGCAACGGTACTCCGGCAGCGGGATCGACGACGACCTCGAGGCCGCGATGAAGCTGGGACAGGAACTCGACGAGCAGTACGAGGAAGCCTACCGCGAGGGTGAGACAGCGACGCGAACTGAGTGTCAGACCCTGCAGGCCGCCGGCTTCGTCAGCGCGTGGATGGCCGAGGGCTCGGCGGAGGGGCTCTACCCGGTCGTCTCCGTCACTCGGGACGCCGGCACCGACGAGATCTACGGCCGCGCGGAGCTGTACTCCTGTCTCCCGCGGCAGGTGACCGGCCAACTGTTCGACGAGATCTACGCGACCGTCCTCATGAGCGCGACTATCCAGCCGTTCGAGGTCACCGGGAACGTCCTCGGGCTCGAGGACGTAGTGACGATGGCCTACGGGCTCCAGTTCCCCGAGGAGAACCGCCGGACCTTCGCCGTCGAGACGCCGCCGCTCTTCTCCTCGGATCGGGACGACCCCGCGGTTCAAGAGGACGTGACCGAGACGATCCACGACGCCGTCCGGATGACTCCGGGTAACACGCTCGCGTTCTTCCCCAACTACGGCGAGGCGAGCCGGTACGCCGACCGACTCGAGCGCCGCAGCGACCGGACGGTCTATCTGGACGAGCCGGGCGAGTCCGTCGAGGACCTCCGGAAACAGTTCGTCGCGGACGACGGCGCGGTGCTCTGTACCTCGCTGTGGGGGACCCTCGCGGAGGGGGTGAGCTTCGACGGCGACGACGCCCACACGGTGCTGGTCGTCGGCGTTCCCTACCCGCATCTGGACGACCGCGCCGAGGCGGTCCAGGAGGCCTACGACACGGCCTTCGACGGCACCGACACCGGCTGGCGCTACGCCGTCGAGATCCCGACGGTCCGAAAGACCAGACAGGCGCTTGGTCGCGTCATCCGCTCGCCGGAGGAGGTCGGCGTTCGCGCGCTCCTCGATCGGCGCTACTCGCGGTCGGCGAAGTCGGACCTGGGCAGGTACAGCGTCAACGGGACCTTCCCGCACGAGGAACGCGAGGAACTGATCGACATCGCGCCGGACAAACTCAAGTTCGCGATGCGCAACTTCTACGGCGGCCACGACGAGTACGACGGCGAACCGCCGGCACCGTAG
- a CDS encoding YeeE/YedE family protein, producing the protein MVSTLLVAAIVGIALGAFLQKGRFCFVNAFRDFFAYKDSRVTKGVLAATLLTMVFWGIAYQFGYYQGFWTPDWGLTGLVGGFIFGVGMTYAGGCASGTLYRAGEGYLQFWLTLLFMGVGYAGFTVAFPTLESTYFEGLTFGTGASLFELTSVPASLLALGVATAAVLVYATLVGRSASAAEFGERADVAQLNPTALLAPVVGLRGFVRGTATYFRGLARAWRHPIASSKQPWDPRTAALGITAAAVLWFSQVSIVGVTGPEARWTGYLLSQVGVDAGSFDYWGSVLFQGQGVGVTVDMVMIGFVIVGAFLAALWSGDFSVRVPKRRRLPNAVVGGLMMGTGSRLAPGCNIGNIYSGIAELSVHSFIAAVGIVAGVYVMTHWIYREVGCAI; encoded by the coding sequence GTGGTCTCAACGCTACTCGTCGCAGCGATCGTCGGAATCGCCCTCGGAGCCTTTCTCCAGAAGGGGCGGTTCTGTTTCGTCAACGCCTTCCGGGACTTCTTCGCTTACAAGGACTCCCGGGTCACGAAGGGCGTGCTCGCCGCGACGCTTCTGACGATGGTCTTCTGGGGTATCGCCTACCAATTCGGCTACTATCAGGGATTCTGGACGCCCGACTGGGGGCTGACGGGCCTCGTCGGCGGCTTCATCTTCGGGGTCGGGATGACCTACGCCGGCGGCTGTGCCAGCGGCACGCTCTACCGCGCCGGCGAGGGGTACCTGCAGTTCTGGCTCACGCTGCTGTTCATGGGCGTCGGCTACGCCGGCTTCACCGTCGCCTTCCCGACGCTCGAGAGCACGTACTTCGAGGGGCTCACGTTCGGGACCGGAGCGAGCCTGTTCGAACTCACGTCGGTCCCGGCGAGCCTCCTCGCGCTCGGGGTCGCGACCGCCGCCGTCCTCGTCTACGCCACGCTGGTCGGGCGCTCGGCGAGCGCCGCCGAGTTCGGCGAGCGGGCGGACGTGGCGCAACTCAACCCGACGGCGCTGCTCGCGCCCGTCGTCGGCCTCCGCGGGTTCGTCCGCGGAACGGCAACGTATTTCCGCGGTCTCGCCCGGGCGTGGCGACATCCCATCGCCTCGAGCAAGCAGCCGTGGGACCCCCGCACCGCCGCGCTCGGGATCACCGCCGCCGCGGTGCTCTGGTTCAGCCAAGTCTCGATCGTCGGCGTCACGGGTCCCGAGGCCCGCTGGACCGGTTACCTCCTCTCGCAGGTCGGCGTCGACGCGGGCTCGTTCGACTACTGGGGTTCGGTCCTGTTTCAGGGCCAGGGTGTCGGGGTAACCGTCGACATGGTGATGATCGGGTTCGTCATCGTCGGCGCGTTCCTCGCCGCCCTCTGGAGCGGGGACTTCTCGGTTCGGGTCCCGAAGCGCCGGCGGCTACCGAACGCCGTCGTCGGCGGCCTGATGATGGGCACCGGATCGCGACTCGCGCCCGGCTGTAACATCGGGAACATCTACTCCGGCATCGCGGAGCTCTCGGTCCACTCCTTCATCGCGGCGGTCGGCATCGTCGCCGGCGTCTACGTGATGACCCACTGGATCTACCGCGAAGTCGGCTGTGCGATCTGA
- a CDS encoding metallophosphoesterase, whose protein sequence is MIAIFSDTHSRRDHELEGDALTAAREADTVIHAGDFTSEAALEAFQSECDRLFAVHGNADSAAVRDRLPTARVVEAGGVRFAVTHRRDGGETGLAMFGRSRGADVVVSGHTHRPTIVETDEAVLLNPGSHADPRGNRPGFAVLEERDDGEEALEGEIREPDGTVLEAFDVPTA, encoded by the coding sequence ATGATCGCGATCTTCTCCGATACGCACAGCCGCCGGGACCACGAACTCGAGGGCGATGCGCTGACCGCGGCCCGGGAAGCGGATACCGTCATCCACGCGGGCGATTTCACGAGCGAGGCGGCGCTCGAGGCGTTCCAATCGGAATGCGACCGCCTGTTTGCCGTCCACGGAAACGCCGACAGCGCGGCGGTTCGGGACCGCCTGCCGACGGCTCGCGTCGTCGAGGCGGGCGGCGTCCGGTTCGCCGTCACGCACCGGCGGGACGGCGGCGAGACCGGCCTCGCGATGTTCGGCCGCTCGCGAGGGGCGGACGTCGTCGTCTCCGGTCACACCCACCGGCCGACGATCGTTGAGACCGACGAGGCCGTCCTGCTCAATCCCGGCAGCCACGCCGATCCGCGCGGCAATCGGCCGGGCTTTGCCGTGCTCGAGGAGCGCGATGATGGCGAGGAGGCCCTTGAGGGCGAGATTCGCGAACCGGACGGGACGGTGCTCGAGGCGTTCGACGTGCCGACGGCGTAG